A section of the Parasteatoda tepidariorum isolate YZ-2023 chromosome 6, CAS_Ptep_4.0, whole genome shotgun sequence genome encodes:
- the LOC107454112 gene encoding sec1 family domain-containing protein 2, which translates to MLIATFLSIDGFKYCAMVFGRPLLAPGCIARKSDSYAEACLNTILYKNPREALIEMNRQIVECAGKEGFNVDASSRPTPDILKKKVICFKENSKVMAKFTGLLQQTFAVIQALEFSSSKGVDNLAAIEKALLQYLTTSSEEILNNIMQMITEKEEMNYKMEEIIIFLAFFYMLSGETNFANESAMQATST; encoded by the exons atgcttatcgctacattcctctctatagatggttttaaatattg TGCTATGGTATTTGGTAGACCTTTGCTAGCTCCAGGTTGCATTGCTCGTAAAAGCGATTCTTACGCTGAGGCctgtttaaataccattttgtacaaaaatcCAAGA gaagcattaattgaaatgaatcGTCAAATAGTAGAATGTGCTGGTAAAGAGGGTTTTAATGTAGATGCAAGCTCACGCCCGACAccagatattttaaagaaaaaagttatctgttttaa agaaaattcaAAAGTCATGGCTAAATTTACTGGACTTCTTCAACAAACATTTGCAGTGATTCAAGCTTTAGAATTTTCTAGTTCAAAAGGTGTTGATAATTTAGCTGCTATTGAAAAAGCTTTGCTACAATATTTAACAACATCGAGTGAAGAGATTCTGAACAATATAATGCAGATGATaactgaaaaagaagaaat gaaCTACAAAATGGAAGAGATAATAATTTTCCTggcatttttttacatgttatcTGGGGAAACCAACTTTGCTAATGAATCTGCTATGCAA gcTACCTCAACCTAG